Sequence from the Salinicoccus sp. Bachu38 genome:
TCGAAAGGAAGTCTGTCTTCCATGCACTCAACCAGAAGGCTATCGCACGCAAATATGCTGCGTCCATCGGAAAAAGCTACTCTGATGTCAATGTCATCGTCTCTCATATGGGGGGCGGCATTACCATCGGGGCGCACAAAAAAGGCAGGGTCGTCGATGTGAATGACGGCCTCTCCGGCGAAGGGCCGATGAGTCCAACCCGTACAGGTTCCCTGCCCAACGGCGGTCTCGCGAGATTCATCATCGAGAACAACCTGGATTATGACAGCATCTACGAAATATTGACTAAAGAGGGCGGGTTCATTTCACTTGCAGGCACCCAGGACGCCCTTGAACTTGAAAAGCGCGCAGCCTCTGGAGACGAAGCGACCCAGAAAATCTTCAGAGCGCTTGCCGCCCAGATTGCGAAGGAGATCGGCTCCCGTTCTGCCATGCTGGAAGGGCAGGTGGATCAGATCATATTTACCGGGGGGCTGGCCCACAGCAAGTATCTCATCGACCTCGTCAGACCCTATATTTCATTCATTGCGCCCGTCTCGGTCTTCCCTGGGGAAGAAGAGATGCAGGCGCTGGCAGAAGGGGCGTACCGTGTTCTGACAGGCAGGGAAGAAATGAAAACCTATATGTAGGAGTGGATATAATGGCATACGAATACGACCTGGTCATACTGGGTGGCGGAACTGCCGGCTATGTTGCAGCCATCAAGGCGGGACAGGCCGGCCTGAGGACGGCAATCGTCGAAAAGGAGAAGCTTGGAGGGACATGTCTCCATAAAGGGTGCATACCGACAAAGAGCATGCTCAAATCCGCAGAGGTGGCCAATACCATGAAACATGCCGACATTTTCGGAATTGGAGCGGTGGAACCCGAAATTGACATGACGAAGATACAGGAGCGAAAGCGGGATGTGGTGGACCAGATGTACAATGGGGTCAAACATCTCATGAAAAAGCACAAGGTCGATGTCTTCAACGGACATGGCCGCATACTCGGCCCCTCCATATTTTCACCGATGGCAGGCACGGTCGCGGTCGAACATCCGGAGGATGAAGAAGCGGAAAGTGAAATCCTCATCAACCAGCATGTAATGATTGCCACAGGATCCCATCCGCGTCCCTTGCCCTTCCTCCCGTTCGACGGCAATCTCGTACTTTCAAGCGATGACATGATGACGCTCGATCACGTCCCTTCCAGGATGGCAATCATCGGGGGTGGAGTGATCGGTCTTGAATTTGCGAGCATACTGACGGATCTCGGTGCGCATGTCACCGTGGTCGAAGCAGGCAGCCAGATCATCCCCCACGAGGACAAGGATGTTGCAGGGGCACTGAAAAAAGCGCTCGAAGCCCAAGGCGTCGTCTTCAAGATCGGCATTGCCCTGGACGAAGAGCGTATCAAAAAGGATGAAAGTACCATCACACTTCAGTTCGATGAAGGAGAGGAGACTTTTGACAAGGCTCTGATTGCCATCGGCCGGGCCCCGAATACTGAAGATCTCGGACTTGGCAATACGAAGATACAGCTTGATGGCGGATATATCTCCACCAACGCGTACTACCAGACAAAAGACGCAAACATCTATGCTGTAGGTGACGTCATCGGCAACATGCAGCTGGCCCATGTGGCTACGAAAGAGGCGGTCACTGCAGTCGAACATATGGCGGAGCATCGACCATACACCCTCGACTACAATGCTGTACCAAGATGCATCTATACCCATCCTGAAGTGGCTTCGATCGGCATGACCGAACAGATATTGAAAGAGAAAGGTATGGAATATTCCATACATAAAGTGCCATTTGCAGCGGTCGGAAAAGCGGTAATTTCCCATGGGGACAAAGGATTTGGTAAAATACTTGTAGAACCGGAAACAAAGGATATACTCGGCCTCTCCCTCGTAGGCCCCGGAGCCACCGAATTGATCAACGAAGCGGCTCTGGCCAAATTTCTCGATGCATCAGCACTTGAAATCGGCAGCGCCATCCATGCCCATCCCTCCATAGGGGAAGTATTGATGGAGCTCGGCCTTGATGCAGAAGGAATCGGTATCCATGTATAAGGAGGACACTACATTGTTGGATTATAAAGAAGAAGGCCTCGAACCCGAGGACCTGAAGGAAATGTATCGTACGATGCATCTTGCAAGAAAACTTGATGAACGGATGTGGCTGCTCAACCGTGCCGGAAAACTGCCGTTCGTCATTTCCTGCCAGGGGCAGGAGGCGACACAGGTCGGCGCTGGATATGCGCTTGACCGCGACGTGGACATCATCAGCCCATACTATAGGGACCTTGCGCTCGTTACGCATTTTGGCATGACAGCAGAGGAGACGATGCTGTCCGCTTTTGCCAAGAAGGGTGATGTTTCAAGCGGCGGAAAGCAGATGCCCTCGCACTTCAGTAAAAAATCCTGCAACATCATGACACAGGGCTCCAGTGTAACAACACAGCTCCTGCATGCAGTCGGTGCAAGCTTCAAGTTCAAGATGGACGATGAGAAGCGGGTGGCTCTGACAACGCTCGGGGAAGGCTCTTCGAACCAGGGGGACTTCCACGAAGGTCTGAATTTTGTCGGTGTGCATGACCTGCCCTTCATATGCATCATCGAAAACAATGATTACGCAATCAGCGTACCCCGCGAGCTCCAGTATGGTGCGGAAAAGCTATCAGACCGGGCGCTCGGATACGGCATGCATGGCGAGCATATAGATGGAAATGACCCGATAGCAGTATACAAGGCTGTCAAGGAAGCAAGGCAACGCGCAGTCAATGGAGAAGGCGGCACGCTCATCGAAGCGATGTCCACACGACTGACCGCCCATTCTTCCGACGATGATGACAGCTACCGGGAGAAGGAAGAACGTGAAACCATGAAGGAATCGGATTGTCTGATCAAATTCAGATCCTATATTCTGGAGCACGGTGTTGCAGACGAGGCATGGTTCGAAGCACTGGAAAAAGAAGCCAAAGCAGTCATCACCGATGCGACAAAGGCAGCTGAAAAAGCGCCTTATCCGGATCCCGAGGAAGCCCTGACGCATGTGTATGAGGAGGTTCAGCATGGCTAAAATATCATATTTGCAAGCGATCCACCAGGCACTCGATTATGAAATGGGCCAGGATGAGAGTGTATTCGTCCTCGGTGAGGATGTGGGCAAGAAAGGCGGCGTCTTCAAGGTGACTGCCGGTCTCCAGGAAAAATACGGCGCACTGCGCTGCCTTGATACACCATTGGCAGAATCCAACATCGTCGGCACCAGCATCGGTGCTGCCATGATGGGAAAAAGACCTGTGGCGGAAATCCAGTTTGCAGACTATATCCTGCCCGCAACCAACCAGATACTGAGTGAAGCGGCGAAAATCAGGTACCGTTCCAATAACGACTGGAACTGTCCGATTGTCATCCGTGCGCCGTTCGGCGGCGGCATTCACGGGGCACTCTACCATTCCCAGTCGGTTGAGACCATCTTCGCTTCGACCCCCGGACTGAAAGTCGTTGTGCCATCCACACCAGCCGATGCCAAAGGACTTCTGATTTCTGCAATCCGGGACAACGATCCCGTATTGTTCTTTGAGCACAAGAAGGCCTACCGTCTTCTCAAGGAAGAAGTACCTGAAGGCGACCATACCGTACCAATCGGCAAGGCGGACATCAAGCGCGAAGGGGACGACATTACGGTCATTACATATGGCCTCTGTGTCAACTATGCCCTCCAGGCAGCCGAGCGGCTGTCGAAGGATGGATATGAAGCGGAGATACTCGATCTCAGGACCATCTATCCACTGGATAAGGAAAGCATCATCAAGGCAGCTTCCAAAACAGGGAAGGTACTGCTTGTTACCGAGGATAATCTTGAGGGCAGTATCATCAGTGAAGTAGCAGCAATCATAGCAGAGAACTGCCTGTACGATCTGGATGCGCCCATCATGAGACTGGCAGGGCCGGACGTCCCGTCCATGCCATATGCGCCACCGATGGAAGATTTCTTCATGATCAATCCCGACAAGATAGAAGCCAAAATGAAAGAGCTCGCGGAGCATTAAGGAGGACAATACCTATGGAAGAAGTGCTGATGCCGAAGCTCGGCGAAAGTGTTACAGAAGGAACCATTGAAAATTGGCTGGTTCAGCCGGGGGATACGGTGGGGGAATACGATCCTTTGTGTGAAGTCATCACCGACAAGGTGACGGCCGAAGTGCCTTCCGTATTCGATGGAACGATCAAGGAACTCCTCGTCGATGAGGGGGATACAGTGGAAGTCGGCACACCGATATGTCTCATGGAAACAGAAGGTGCTGCAGAAGCCGGGAAGGAAGATGAAAGTGGCGCGGAACCGTCACAGGAGGCACCCCCAGCTTCAGAACAGGTGGAGGAGACGCCGTCTTCCGGGCATACAGGCACCCGAGACGTACCGAAGAATGGCAAATCACGGATTTCACCTGTCGTGATGCGTCTGGCCGATGAGAATGATATCGACCTCAACACGATTGAAGGTACAGGATTTGAAGGTCGTATTACGAAGAAGGATGTTCTGAAAACGATCGAAGCCGGTCCTCAGGCAGCCGAAACACAGCCGAAGGCAGCAGCGTCTCCAGAGCAGGAGGCAACGCCTGCCCCGGCCGGTCAGAATATCGTGGCGGGGGATGAGATACCGGTGACCGGTGTCAGGAAGGCAGTCGCCAGCAAGATGGTGCAGTCCAGCCAGGAAATCCCCCATGCATGGCTGATGATGGAAGTGGACGCCACCAACCTGGTGAATGTCCGCAACAGGCACAAATCTTCATTTAAGGAGCGGGAAGGGTTCAATCTCACCTTCTTCAGTTTCTTTGTCAAGGCGGTCGCCGAGACATTGAAGGAGTACCCGATGCTGAACAGTTCATGGCAGGGGGACAGAATCGTCATCAACAGGGACATCAACATCTCCATTGCTGTGGCCGGGGATGACAAGCTCTATGTTCCGGTCATACGGAATGCAGACGATCTTTCCATCAAAGGCATTGCCAAGCAGGTGGGTGAACTTGCCGCGCTCGGCCGCAACCACAAGCTCACCCAGGACCACATGGCAGGGGGCACGTTTACCGTAAACAACACGGGGGCATTCGGTTCCGTCCAGTCAATGGGCATCATCAACCACCCCCAGGCTGCCATCCTGCAAGTAGAATCCATTGTCAAAAAGCCTGTAATCATTGATGATATGATCGCCGTCAGACATATGGTCAACCTCTGCCTCTCCATCGACCACCGTATTCTGGATGGTCTGGTGGCAGGACAGTTCCTGAAAGCCGTCAAAGAAAGAATTGAAGCATATTCTGTTGAAACCACTTCGGTCTACTAAGCTTTACAAAACCCTTCATCCGCTATAGAATTATATAAAAGGAACTGAAATCACATCCTCTCCATGGGGCTGTTTCAAAAGGAGTTTTTATAATGAATATGGATTTCAATATGTATATGAACGATGTCGTCAGTCAGGCAAGAAGCGAAATGAGGGATTCCGGCTATACGGAATTGACCACGCCGGAAGAAGTCGACCAGCATCTTTCAAAAGAAGGAACCGCACTTGTAATGGTCAACTCGGTATGTGGCTGTGCCGGCGGCATTGCACGTCCGGCTGCCAAACACGCCCTCAATTATGACAAACTGCCGGACCAGCTGCTCACTGTATTTGCCGGACAGGACAAGGAAGCGACTGAACATGTCAGGGAAAAGGCGCCTGAATACCTCCCATCCTCCCCGTCATTTGCCCTCTTCAAGAATGGCCAGGTCGTGGATATGATCGAGAGGCATGAAATTGAAGGTCATGAAACAATGAGTGTCATCACCAACCTGCAGGCATGGTTCGAAGAACACGGCAAAGAAATCTGATGAACGAAAAAAAGAGGTCCCGAGGGACCTCTTTAATTTGGTTACACTGTTGTCAGCATGCTGACTCCGAAAAGCAGGCCCGAGATGACAATGAGAATTATCATAAACCAGATCACTGCTTTCTGAACTTTTTTGTTGTTCATAAAACCATCCTTAAGAATTTGTTCTTTTAATTATAATACACGTCTACTGTACAATCAACTCAACTATTGGAGGAAGCTATTTATGAACAAGGACAGACTCGTCGATCAATTTATGGAAATGGTCCAGATCGATTCCGAAACCGGTCATGAAAGGGAAATGGCCGACTATCTGATCAGGACATTCAAAGACATGGGTATCGAAGCCCATGAAGATGATACACAGGAGATAACCGGCTACGGGGCGGGCAACATACTCGTCAAGCTCAAAGGAGACAACTCCAAGGCCGAACCGGTCTATTTCACAGTGCATATGGATACCGTCGCACCCGGTGTGGGTGTAAAACCGTCCATCGATGGGGACTATATCGTCAGCGATGGTTCAACGGTCCTCGGGTCGGATGACAAGGCGGGGATTGCGGCACTCATCGAAGCTATTCATTCCATTAGGGAATCCGGCATGTGCCACGGTGACATCGAAATCATCATCACCGTCGGGGAAGAGTCCGGGCTCGTGGGGGCGAAGGCATTTGATGCTTCCCAACTGAAAAGCAGGTTCGGCTATGCGATCGACTCCACGGGCAAAGTAGGTACTGTGGTTACCTCCGCACCGACCCAAAGCAAGATTGAAGCGCATATACATGGCAAAAAGGCACATGCAGGCGTCGCTCCGGAAACAGGCGTCAGTGCGATCAACATCGCGGCCCGCGCGATCAGCCAGATGAAACTCGGTCGTATCGATGAAGAGACGACGGCGAACATCGGCCGTTTTGAAGGCGGCAGCGCGACGAATGTCGTCACAGACTATGTTTATCTGCTGGGTGAGGCGAGAAGCTTGGATGATGCCAAGATGGAAGCTCAGACAAAGCATATGAAGGAGACCTTCGAACGCATCGCCGAAGATATGGGCGGCCGTGCAGAAGTGGATACAAAAGTGATGTATGCCGCACTGAATGCATCCAAAGACTCGAATGTCGTCAGGACGGCAGTACAGGCGATAGAAAATATCGGCCGCAGACCCGACCTGATCAGCCTCGGCGGCGGGAGTGACGGCAATATATTCGCCGGAGCAGGACTGGATACGGCGATACTCGGACTTGGATACGAAAACATCCATACGACGGAAGAAAAAATGCCGATAGAGGAACTGCATAAAATTACTGAACTGGTCATTGAAATCATCAAAGTCCAGAATGATAAGGAGTAGAGCGCATGATCTATGATATTGGAGTAGTCGGTCTTGGTGTTATGGGGACGAACATCGCAAAAAATATGTCAAGAAACGGCTTCAAGGTGGTCACTTTCGACTTCTTTGAAGACGTCAGGGAAAACCGCATGACTGAACTTAAAGAAGAGAATGTGGATATCGCATCGTCATTGGAAAATTTTATTGAAAGTCTGAAAAAGCCGAGAAACATCCTCCTTCTCGTGAAGGCGGGGGAAGTGACGGATAAGACCATCGAACAGATTGCACCTTACCTTGGTGAAGGCGATACACTGATCGATGGCGGGAATGAGCAGTATGAAAATACACGTCGTCGCAATATGCAGCTGACTGAAAAGGGTATCAATTTCATCGGCATGGGCGTAAGCGGAGGCGAAGAGGGCGCTTTGAACGGTCCATCACTGATGCCTGGCGGCCAGCGGAAAGCCTATGACAATGTCAGCGGCATACTTGAGAAGATCGCTGCCAAAGCGGATGACGGGAAGCCCTGCGTCACCTATATCGGTGAGGATGGAAGCGGCCATTACGTAAAAATGATCCACAACGGTATTGAGTATGCCGATATGGAACTGATTGCAGAGAGCTATTATTTCATGAAGCATGGCCTCAACATGTCGAATGATGAAATGAGTGCCGTCTTCGACGAATGGAACCAGGGCGACCTCAACAGCTATCTGATTGAAATTACTGCACGCATACTGGAGTTCAAGGATGACGCCGGCAATTACATCATCGATCTGATTCTGGACAAGGCGGGTCAGAAGGGGACAGGCAAGTGGACGGGCATCGAAGGTCTCAAGCTTGGCATCCCACTGTCCCTGATTACAGACAGCGTATTCGTGAGGTGCCTTTCCAGTCTGGTAGAGGAACGGGCACTTATAAGCGAAGCATATCAGAGTGAAATGAATAGCCTGTCTCCCGAGCAGAAGGATTCCGTGCTTGAGGACCTGAAGAATGCTTTGTATATCAGCAAACTGATGAGCTATTCCCAAGGGTTCAGACTGCTCCGTGAAGCAAGTGAAATCTACAATTGGAATCTGCAGCTCGGTGAAATTTCCATGATCTGGAGAAAAGGATGCATCATAAGAGCCCAGTTCCTGGAAGAGATCAACAGGGCATACGAAAATGATCCTGCACTCACCAATCTGCTGCTGGACGACTATTTCAGAAATGTAGTCAAATCCAGCCATCCGAGCCTGCGGCGCATCGGGGTGCTTGCGATAGAAAATGAAATACCGATGCCTGCCTTCCTGAGCGCACTGTCCTATTTCGACAGCATGAAGCAAGAGAGGGTTTCAAGCAACATGATCCAGGCCCAACGCGACTATTTCGGGGCGCATACCTATGAACGGCTGGATAAGCCGGGTGTATTCCATACCGAGTGGCAGTAACACAAAAAAATTCGTCCATCCCAATGAAGGGGATGGACGAATTTTTTATAGATCCTGATACAGCGCCTGCCACACCTGGACTTTGGAATCTCCGGAAACAAAGTCGTTCCGGCTTTTCAGGACCTCCATGGAGAAATTACAGTTGAGATCCTTCTCTTCCTTGAAACGCCATCTACGGAAGATATATCTGTATATATCCCCGGCCGCTTCTGCCGGAGCACCGACGGATTCAAAGATGACAAATTCACTGCTCTCCGTATATGTCTCTTCGAAAGGGCTGGCGAGTGTCGAGGAGACCCCGACGGTCAGTTCCATTCCGCCATCGACATAGCGTTCATGCAGTATGATGCCTTTTATGCCGCCGTCATTATATCTCAGCAGTTCATTCAATACATCATTTTCCTCAAGATACGCAAGAAAGTCATATTTCATCCCACTCCTGTAGTTCTCGAGGGGGAAATTCCGGACGAATCCTGTAATCCGGAAGCTTTCCATATAGGCGTTTCTTGATGGGTACTTCGGACGGTCCACAGGTACCACTTCAAAAGATATGCGCTCCTGTAGATCCAGGGCATCGAAATGCTTTTCGGTTTCATAGGGGGAAATCCCGAAAGCTTCAAGATACGCAATTTTGAAAGAGTCGATATCCCGATAGCCGTAGAACTTTGCGATATCCACCAGTCTGAGGTGGCCCGCCTGCAGCTCATGGGCGATTTCCGTCATCTTCCGTCTAGTCTGATACTCGTAGGGCGTCATGCCGGCAAGTGAAGTGAATATGGTGATGAACGATTTGGGCTCCACCCCCATGTTATCAAGCACACTGTCGTAGTCTATACGTTCACGCAGATGATCCTCTATATAGATGATGAACTTTTCGACAAAATTTACTGTTTCCATTATATCCTCACTTCTCCAGTTATACGTTCCACCATTTGAATCCATCCTTGGACAGAAGGAGGCTGCTTTTGACCGGACCGTCAGAGCCTGAACGATAGTTCGGGAAAGGTGCAATCTCCTTCTCCCATGCTCTGTTGACGGGGTCGACGAATGACCAGGCATTCATCAGTTCTTCATAATGGGTGAAATTGGTCGCGTCCCCGTTCAGGCAGTCATAGACCAGATTTTCATAGGCATCCACTGTACGTGCCAGATCCTGATTGTCGACCGAGTACGAAAGCTTGATCTCTTTGGTGTCCTGCTCCCCCGCATAATCCTTGACGTTCAGGTGCAGCGTAATGCTTTCATTCGGCTGGATGCGGATGACGAGAAGGTTCTTGGCGAGGACATCATCCTCTTCCTTCTGATAATAGAGGTTCTTGGGAACTTCCTTGAACTCCACAACGATTTTTGTTTCCTTGTCCTTCATCCTCTTTCCTGTACGGACATAGAATGGCACGCCGGCCCATCTGAAATTATCAATGAACAGCCTGGCTGCTATGAAGGTGGGGGTATTGGAATCCTCGCTGACATCCGCTTCCTCCCTGTAGCTTTGTACATGTTCGCCCTCTGCGAGACCTTCATCATACTGGCCCCGGACAAAATATTTATTGACATCCTTCTCTTCGACTTTGCGAAGGCTTTTCAGCACCTTGATCTTCTCTTCCCGTATATCATCACTGTTCAGGCTGATCGGCGGCTCCATGCCCAGAAGGGAGACGATCTGGAGCATATGGTTCTGGAACATATCGCGTACAGCACCACTCCGCTCATAATACTCCCCCCGGTCCAGCACGCCGAGCGATTCGGAAGAGGTGATCTGGACATTCGATACATAATGGTTGTTCCATAAAGGCTCGAACAGGCTGTTGCTGAAACGGATGACCTCTATATTCTGTACCATCTCCTTGCCGAGATAGTGGTCGATACGGTAGATTTCATGTTCCCTGAACGACTTTGAGATGTCTTCGTTCAGTTTGTGTGCACTTTCGTAATCCTTGCCGAAAGGCTTTTCTATAATCAGCTTCTTATAGCCGTCCGTTTCTGTCACACCGGAAATCCTCAGGTTGTCTGTAATATCCGTGAAGAACTGGGGCGGCATCGCCAGATAGAAAAGCCTGTTTCCTGCTGTATCATACTTTTCTTCAACTGATTCGAATTTTTCCTTCAATGCAGCATAGCTGGCACTGTCCGTGACGGAGACCTTCACATAATGGATATGCTTCAGAAATGCCTCGAGCCCCTCCAATGTTTCAAGCTTGCCATTGCTGCTTATGGAGGTTCTGGCAATATCCCTGAATTCCGCGTCCGTCAGATCCCGTCTGCCGACAGCAATCAATGCAAAGTCCTTCTTCAAAGCCCCTTCCTGGAAGAGGTGAAAAATGGAAGGCAGGAGCTTCCTCCTTGAAAGATCGCCTGTTGCTCCGAACAATGCGATTGCTACTTTAAATGGTTGAGTCGTCATATCCAACAAGTCCTTTAGTCAAAATTTTTCTTTTATCATTATTCCACTGTATTCTTAAAAACACAACTCTTTAATATGATATAATGGACCAACATTTCAAAAACAGGTGATAGAATGAAATTCAAAGTACTAGGTTCTGGCGCAGGCATTCCATCCAGAACGAGAAACACCCAAAGTTTCGTACTGGATGTCGTCGAGGAGATCAACCAGTACTTCCTCATCGACGCCTCGGAAGCCCTGCAGCACAGAATACTAAATACGACGATCAGGCCATCAAAAATAAAACACGTGTTCATTACACACCTTCATGGTGACCATATATTCGGCCTGCCCGGATTCCTCTCCTCCCGCGCCCATCAGGGCGGGGAAGGGGTACCGCTTGTGGTCTACGGACCGCCCGGTCTGAAGGAATGGGTCGAGATGACTTTCAAGGTCAGCGGGTCCCACCTCAACTATCCCATCCGCTTTGTGGAAGTCTTCCACAATGGGGAATATGATGTCGAAGGCTTCACGGTGAAGAGCTATCTTCTGGATCACGCAGTCGACAGCTTCATGTATGTCTTCATCGAACCGGACAAATTGGGTGCATTGGACAGTGGAAAGCTCAAGGACATCGGCATTATGCCCGGACCGGTCTATAGGGAAATCAAGAATTCACACACCTTCCGTCACGGGGAGGAAACATATGATACGGCAGATTTCCTGAGTCCGCCGGTAAAGGGGAGGAAGGTCGCCGTCCATGGGGATACGAGGATAATCGACAGGGCAGATTACCTGGAACTTCTCGATGGTTCCGATCTCATCGTCCACGAAGCGACCTATCTTGAAGGAGAACAGGAAAAAGCACACCAGTATTTCCATTCGGAAATTAATGGTGTGCTCAGGAACCTGTCCCCTATTTCATATGGCCAGCTGCTGTTCGGTCACATCAGCAACCGCTATGACGCTGAAATGATACAGGGCGTCGAAGAGCGGCTCGGAGACCGTGCAGTACTTGCATATGACTACCTCGAAATCACCATCCCACGTGATTCGCGATGAAGCTTGCAACGACTTTGCGGTACTTTTCGGGGTTTTTGTTATAACTTTCGACATGCCCGCCACGTTCCGGGTACCATGCCGCCTTTGGCGGCTTTTTCTTTTTATACAGCTCTTCTGTATGGCTGTGGGGAATGAATTTGTCAGGCTTCGAGTGGACGAAGAGAACCGGTTGTTCTATCTTT
This genomic interval carries:
- the gndA gene encoding NADP-dependent phosphogluconate dehydrogenase gives rise to the protein MIYDIGVVGLGVMGTNIAKNMSRNGFKVVTFDFFEDVRENRMTELKEENVDIASSLENFIESLKKPRNILLLVKAGEVTDKTIEQIAPYLGEGDTLIDGGNEQYENTRRRNMQLTEKGINFIGMGVSGGEEGALNGPSLMPGGQRKAYDNVSGILEKIAAKADDGKPCVTYIGEDGSGHYVKMIHNGIEYADMELIAESYYFMKHGLNMSNDEMSAVFDEWNQGDLNSYLIEITARILEFKDDAGNYIIDLILDKAGQKGTGKWTGIEGLKLGIPLSLITDSVFVRCLSSLVEERALISEAYQSEMNSLSPEQKDSVLEDLKNALYISKLMSYSQGFRLLREASEIYNWNLQLGEISMIWRKGCIIRAQFLEEINRAYENDPALTNLLLDDYFRNVVKSSHPSLRRIGVLAIENEIPMPAFLSALSYFDSMKQERVSSNMIQAQRDYFGAHTYERLDKPGVFHTEWQ
- the prli42 gene encoding stressosome-associated protein Prli42, which translates into the protein MNNKKVQKAVIWFMIILIVISGLLFGVSMLTTV
- a CDS encoding alpha-ketoacid dehydrogenase subunit beta; the protein is MAKISYLQAIHQALDYEMGQDESVFVLGEDVGKKGGVFKVTAGLQEKYGALRCLDTPLAESNIVGTSIGAAMMGKRPVAEIQFADYILPATNQILSEAAKIRYRSNNDWNCPIVIRAPFGGGIHGALYHSQSVETIFASTPGLKVVVPSTPADAKGLLISAIRDNDPVLFFEHKKAYRLLKEEVPEGDHTVPIGKADIKREGDDITVITYGLCVNYALQAAERLSKDGYEAEILDLRTIYPLDKESIIKAASKTGKVLLVTEDNLEGSIISEVAAIIAENCLYDLDAPIMRLAGPDVPSMPYAPPMEDFFMINPDKIEAKMKELAEH
- a CDS encoding M20/M25/M40 family metallo-hydrolase encodes the protein MNKDRLVDQFMEMVQIDSETGHEREMADYLIRTFKDMGIEAHEDDTQEITGYGAGNILVKLKGDNSKAEPVYFTVHMDTVAPGVGVKPSIDGDYIVSDGSTVLGSDDKAGIAALIEAIHSIRESGMCHGDIEIIITVGEESGLVGAKAFDASQLKSRFGYAIDSTGKVGTVVTSAPTQSKIEAHIHGKKAHAGVAPETGVSAINIAARAISQMKLGRIDEETTANIGRFEGGSATNVVTDYVYLLGEARSLDDAKMEAQTKHMKETFERIAEDMGGRAEVDTKVMYAALNASKDSNVVRTAVQAIENIGRRPDLISLGGGSDGNIFAGAGLDTAILGLGYENIHTTEEKMPIEELHKITELVIEIIKVQNDKE
- the lpdA gene encoding dihydrolipoyl dehydrogenase gives rise to the protein MAYEYDLVILGGGTAGYVAAIKAGQAGLRTAIVEKEKLGGTCLHKGCIPTKSMLKSAEVANTMKHADIFGIGAVEPEIDMTKIQERKRDVVDQMYNGVKHLMKKHKVDVFNGHGRILGPSIFSPMAGTVAVEHPEDEEAESEILINQHVMIATGSHPRPLPFLPFDGNLVLSSDDMMTLDHVPSRMAIIGGGVIGLEFASILTDLGAHVTVVEAGSQIIPHEDKDVAGALKKALEAQGVVFKIGIALDEERIKKDESTITLQFDEGEETFDKALIAIGRAPNTEDLGLGNTKIQLDGGYISTNAYYQTKDANIYAVGDVIGNMQLAHVATKEAVTAVEHMAEHRPYTLDYNAVPRCIYTHPEVASIGMTEQILKEKGMEYSIHKVPFAAVGKAVISHGDKGFGKILVEPETKDILGLSLVGPGATELINEAALAKFLDASALEIGSAIHAHPSIGEVLMELGLDAEGIGIHV
- a CDS encoding dihydrolipoamide acetyltransferase family protein — its product is MPMEEVLMPKLGESVTEGTIENWLVQPGDTVGEYDPLCEVITDKVTAEVPSVFDGTIKELLVDEGDTVEVGTPICLMETEGAAEAGKEDESGAEPSQEAPPASEQVEETPSSGHTGTRDVPKNGKSRISPVVMRLADENDIDLNTIEGTGFEGRITKKDVLKTIEAGPQAAETQPKAAASPEQEATPAPAGQNIVAGDEIPVTGVRKAVASKMVQSSQEIPHAWLMMEVDATNLVNVRNRHKSSFKEREGFNLTFFSFFVKAVAETLKEYPMLNSSWQGDRIVINRDINISIAVAGDDKLYVPVIRNADDLSIKGIAKQVGELAALGRNHKLTQDHMAGGTFTVNNTGAFGSVQSMGIINHPQAAILQVESIVKKPVIIDDMIAVRHMVNLCLSIDHRILDGLVAGQFLKAVKERIEAYSVETTSVY
- the buk gene encoding butyrate kinase, with the protein product MRYTILVVNLGGTSTKVALYENTESFVHETMRHPTDEIVRPLDEQIDFRLEAIRGFLTRNGIDPGSIDMVSARGGLLKPIKGGTYDINDKMVEDLETNRYGKHASNLSGVIADRFREKYGCRAVITDPVVVDELVEEVRLTGLRDIERKSVFHALNQKAIARKYAASIGKSYSDVNVIVSHMGGGITIGAHKKGRVVDVNDGLSGEGPMSPTRTGSLPNGGLARFIIENNLDYDSIYEILTKEGGFISLAGTQDALELEKRAASGDEATQKIFRALAAQIAKEIGSRSAMLEGQVDQIIFTGGLAHSKYLIDLVRPYISFIAPVSVFPGEEEMQALAEGAYRVLTGREEMKTYM
- a CDS encoding thiamine pyrophosphate-dependent dehydrogenase E1 component subunit alpha, with product MLDYKEEGLEPEDLKEMYRTMHLARKLDERMWLLNRAGKLPFVISCQGQEATQVGAGYALDRDVDIISPYYRDLALVTHFGMTAEETMLSAFAKKGDVSSGGKQMPSHFSKKSCNIMTQGSSVTTQLLHAVGASFKFKMDDEKRVALTTLGEGSSNQGDFHEGLNFVGVHDLPFICIIENNDYAISVPRELQYGAEKLSDRALGYGMHGEHIDGNDPIAVYKAVKEARQRAVNGEGGTLIEAMSTRLTAHSSDDDDSYREKEERETMKESDCLIKFRSYILEHGVADEAWFEALEKEAKAVITDATKAAEKAPYPDPEEALTHVYEEVQHG
- a CDS encoding BrxA/BrxB family bacilliredoxin, with the protein product MNMDFNMYMNDVVSQARSEMRDSGYTELTTPEEVDQHLSKEGTALVMVNSVCGCAGGIARPAAKHALNYDKLPDQLLTVFAGQDKEATEHVREKAPEYLPSSPSFALFKNGQVVDMIERHEIEGHETMSVITNLQAWFEEHGKEI